AACTATATCCAGTAGGgagatgttgggggtgggggctagtGTGGGAGCTAATGGAACCTCTCTTTGAggttaaatgaatggaaaagatggaaaacaggCCCCCCTTagcgggggtggggtgaggagtgCTGAGAAATCAAATCACTGGCCTCAACCCAGACTCTGAGTGGGGAGTACTGTTACCATGGCAACCATGATCTCCTCCCAGCACTCAGCCCCAAATGCTGGTGGAACCagtccacagatgaggaaactgaggtccagagagggtcCCTTTCCAGGTCAACCAGAGGATCAGTCCGAGAGCCAGGCAAGAACACTGTCTCCTGTCCCTTCCTTGTCTCTGgggcccagctccctcccactaCCACCTCCACATACTCACAGAGAATCAGGACAATATTCAGGCTGGGGCAGGCGTCGACCCTGGGCCAGGAAGTGAGTGAGGTCAAAAGGGTCAATGTGGGGGTATGGTGGGGCGCCCCGTGTCAGCAGCTCCCACAGCAGCACACCGAACGACCACtgtgggaaggagaaaggagactcAACTCTTACCCCAAATTTGGGGACAGGTGGGCCCCCCAGGTCCTCTATCTCCTAGAGTCCTCCAGCTGGAAATTAATCAGAGCCCGCTCCTCAGTATCTCATACACATCTTTCCTCAGTCTCCTCTCATCACCAGACCCTGCCCAGAGTTGGGCCTGTAGGCCCTGTATTGTCTGCAAGGAGCCAATGAGTTCAGAACCCCCTCTTGCCGTGGCAAGAGGGCTCTATCTTAGACCTGCTCAAGAGGTGGGCAAATGGGCTGCGGGGGCTGCTCAGCTTAGGGATTCCCtgggctcagatcatcatctggACCTAAAAGGGCAAGGCCAAGTGCTCTCCCAGGACACTGAGGCCATGTGGACTCTGGGGCAGGTGGGGCCTCACCACATCAGACTTGGTGGTGAATCTGTAGGTCTGCAGGCTCTCCAGTGCCATCCATTTGACAGGGAGGCGAGCATGGCGATGCTGTCGAACACTGTAGTACTCCTTTTCCAGGATACCACGGGCCAGGCCAAAGTCAGCCACCTTGACTGTGAATGACTCATCCAGCCTGAGAGCAGGGGATCATACTCAGGACTGGCCCCCACCGGGCTCTAAACCCATTTACTCCAGGCCTTCACAGGGTTTCAGAGCCACCGTGTCCAATCTAAGCCTGCACTGGGCAGATAggagaactgaggcccagagaggggaggacatGCCCAAGGCTGCACAGCAAGGGCTGGAGCGTGGGCCCTTGCCTGAGATGCCTTTAGGCAGCTGTGCACCCTGGtgccctgcccccttccttcACCCCAAATGCCCCGGCCCCTCACATGCAGTTCCGAGCAGCCAGGTCCCTGTGCACAAACTTCTGCTCTGCCAGGTACTCCATGCCACGGGCTACCTGAAGGCCGAAGCTGATGAGGTCCTTCACCGTGGGGTTCTAGGGGCACAGGTGGGTCGGTAGGCAAGGGCATAGCAACTCATCCCCAGCTGCTGCCCAAGTCTCCTGACCCGAGAACTGACCCGCTGGGGTGAGCGGATGAACTGAAGCAGGTCTCCATGGTGCATATAGGGTAGCAGCACCTGGGGCAGCCCTTCAGGGGGCAGCACAATACCGATGAGAGCCAGCACATTTGGGTGGTGCAGACCACGCATGAGCAGCCCCTCGCGCAGGAAGGCCTCCACCTCCTGCACCTCTGTGATACCTGTGGAGTGGCTTGAGTCAGACTCAGGGCAGGGAGACCCTTTGCCAGGGtcagatggagaaatggagaagaaagtTCTCCTGTTCAGGGTTACTCAGCAAGGTGGTAGCACAGCAGGGACGGGGATCTTCCTAGCCTCTTCCCTACTTACGACTCAGCGACTTTATGGCACAATGGATTCGATTCTGGTCCTTGTCTGTGTATTCTCCATGGTAGACAACTCCAAAGTGGCCTGGTGAGGGGGAGATGGTGAGAGGGCCCCAATGCTCAGGGTGCACACCACACCCTCTCATTGGCAACCAAACCTCAGAGCACCAACTGGCCGATGTGACGTTAAAAACAAatagcagggggcgcctgggtggcttggtcggttaagcgtccgacttcggctcaggtcatgatctcacggtctgtgagttcgagccccgcgttgggctctgtgctgacggctcagagcctggggcctgtttcagattctgtgtctctctctctctctctgcccctcccctgttcatgctctgtctctctgtctcaaaaataaataaacatttaaaaaatttaaaaaataaaataaaataaaataaaaaataaaataaataaaataaatgtagtaaTAAAGCTACATAATGACAGAGCCTGCACCCCTCCCATGCCTACTTAATCTGCACCAGAATCCACTGAAGACAGAACTAATtactatttcacagatgagcaaatggaggctcagagaggttacgtGGTattcccaaggtcacaaaggttGGTGAAAAGGCCAGAGCAGAGTCCTGCCCAAATGCCCCTTGAGTCCATGTCATCTCAGGACTccatctctgccccagccccacctggcTTGGCCCCCATACCTTTGCCAATGATTCTGTCCCTGTGGGTGACCACCTGCTCATGTGAGATCAGCACATCCTTGACCTCGGTCAGGAGTGCAGAGTCTAAGTCCCCAAGCTGGATGGACTCTGTCTGCAACAGTGGGACACAGGACCCGTCCCCACTGTCTGAGACGGATGCTTTGTGGCTCTGTGTGGTGGAATCCAGACCATGAGTGGCAGGGGCAGCTGTGGAGGAGAGGAAGTGAGGGGCCTGTGGAACAGAGGGTGTGGCCCCAGCTTTCAGCGCCTTCCCCGTCTCACCAAGGCCATTTCTGTAGTCAGAACCTGAGCGGAGTGCAGGCAAGGGGATGGCTCCAGTGGTCCGGTCCAAGGATGCCAGGTCATCTAGGTTTGGAGAAAGGACTGTGGAAAGACAGCCTCTCGTGGCCAGCCTCTCCAAACTCAGTCCCCAGGAGGTATGGGCAGACCTCCAAGGCCTGGGCAGAAAGAGGACTTGGAGATGCCATGGTTTGGTGTAGGCCAAGTCAGGAGGGGAGTGGAGAGCTCACCCAGTTGTTTCCTCCGCCAGTAGTTGAAGATCAGCGCAGCAGCCAGTGCAGCCACAAGCAGGAGCAGGGCCAGCAGGACACCAAGGAGTAGCCTCTGTGGGACCCCCTCTGGGCCTGGCCGTATCACCCTGCCCAGGATGTGACATCCATCATCCACACAGACCTGGGGGCAGGTGGCAGCTCAGGCCCAGCCTGCAAGCCCTGGCCCATGTCTCATGTGGAGAGCCAGCTGAGCTGCCTACCTGCAGTGGGGCGCCATCCTTGTCAAGttgcagggaggaaggcagagggcagATGACCACATCCCCCCGGAGCTCATGCTGGCAGCTCTTACCACCCACGGTCACGTTCACATCCACACAATCAGCCACAGCGCCCAGCCCAATATACTGCAGAGAGTCATAAGGACTGGCCAGTGCCCCCATCTCCTCTGGGCAAGGCTTCAGCCCTAACCCTTCACCGTCCCTGACCTCCATCCCCCACACTTACCTCAAACTTAACAGCATGCTCCTCGGGCTTCAGTGGGGCAAAGTCAGTGGtgggtggatggggtgggggcaggaagcgAAAGCCTGGCTGCGTGAAGCCAGCAGCTCCATCCCCCCAGGCACTCAGGTTCCCTGTTACCCACCCCTGGGGGCTTCGGACGACATATTCGGGCAGGCGGCACCGATGCTGCTCCGGGAGGTGCCCTGTACACTGCTGGGGCCCATGCGAGAGTGGTTAGCCAGGCATCCCACCTACGGCCACCCCAGTCTCCTCAGCCCAGCACGGGGTAGAGCTAGAACTCAGAGGATTGATccagccttcctccctcctggctAGTGTCCATTTGGCAGCTTCCAGTGACAGCTCACCCTGTTTTCCACTGCCATAAGCCCATCATGGAATGACAGCACTAGGTGCCacgctgaagtcagatgctggcCATGGATGGTGACATGGGAGCCACTGTGGAGGAAAGCAATGTGGTGGGCTTGGGGTGCTCTCTGAGGCTGCCTCCCTCATTCCTTAGGAGACCAGAGTGGGCAAGGGGGTGGCACTTACATGTAGCCACAGTTGGGGCTGATGCCCAGCACAATGGGGTCTTCCAGGTAGTGGAAGGTCCAGGAGCCTGGCACCACAGCGCCCCCCACCTGCAGGTGAATGGGAACCCTGGCCATAGCAGCCCCAGGGGGCGTAGTACATAAGAGCTGCCCCTCGCTGACCCTGCagaacggggtgggggtgggggtgggaggattgGTCTCAGGATCATCCTCCAGGTGATGGCCAGACCCACCTCCTTTAAGGTCTGCCAATCCCTCTCAGTTCTTCTGTTGGTcatctccccaccctgcccattATCAATGAGTCTGTTTGAAGACAGGGTCTTTAAGGCTTCCAAGAAGAAGGCAGGGCAGGAAAGGCTCCCCACAGCCTTGGCTAGAGCCAATTAACTCTGTGATGGGCTCTCTCACCATCCCCAAACCACCTGTGGGCTGGAGGGGGCAACAGACCCTTCCTCCTGGACCTGCTCCCTACACTGACCATTtgagctcttctctctctgccctggtaGGATCCAAGGCCCACCTGATAAGGGCTCCCTGAGTGGGGAGCCCtgtggcctcccctccccttgcaTGTTGGCACTTACTGTTCCAGTGGGCACTCAGTCCCATTGACCAGCACCATCTGACTGGTGCCTAAAGACAGGCCTTGGCCTTCAAAGGTGAGGCGGGTGCCCCCTGCCCGTGGGCCAAAGAGGGGTtttactgctgtcagcactggCTCCTAAGAAGACATAGAGGTAGTTTAGCTTGGCATAAAAGGCCTTCCACTCCAAGCCCTTCCTTGCCCACATTGCCTGGCTGGCCAAGGGTACAGACAAGGCAAGGTGGCCTCACCATGAAAGAGAAGCCTTGCAGCATGGAGGTGCCATCCACTTGGAAGTGCTTGCCTGGTGGCATGTTGGTCACAGTGAGGCTGATGTTGGCGGGCCCGGCTGGCTGCATGCCCAAGGGCTCCAGCTCACACTCAAGCTCCTCTACAAAGTCTTTCCGGGGCACTGGGCTAGGGTACCAGGGGAACCCAAGGTCAGCCAGGGGTCACACAGGCCTGGCTGTATGCCTGCTACATACCAcaggtctcctctgagcctgagGATGGTATCTCTTTACTCGTGCCTTCCTCCAAGGTAAGCAGGATCTGGTGAGGCAGGGACTAACCTTGCCCAGTTCCATGACTCAACAGACAGGTAGGGCATATGCAGGCTCAAGCAGGGACAGAGAGGTCTCCTTAGACACCAAGCAACCAGAGTCACTGCAGTTTGCCTGATATCTCCTTGCCCCCAGTAAGCAGAAGACAGGGTCTCACAGGGAAGGGGCTGCTTGGTCACCCCTGTCAGGGACAGGAAGCGCAGAGACCAGCTTGTACCTGAGGTTTGGGCTGTCCTTGGGCAGCAGTCGGCAGGGACTTTGGCCCACGGTGACCTGATGGGTGCCCTCAGGCACCAGATCAGCAGGGCGCAGGTAGAAGTTGGAGCCACACAGGGTCAGCCTTGTGCTGCCCCTTAGGGGTCCACTCTGGGGGTAGAactgaagagagggagacagcctgAGTCCCTGTGTGCATCCGGGCTCTCAGCTGTCTGCTTTTCCCAGAGTTTTCTGCTATGCCCCTtgcctgccctccctccaagTCTCCTAGGTCACTTGTAGTCCTCACTCAGGCACTTTTCTGCCTCTAAGTCTTTGCATGTGCCATCCCCTCTGACAAGAATACCCTCCTTGTTGATATTGAGGACATTCCAGGCCTGAGGATCATGGTTAAGACATGCTGACCCCCACTCCAGGCCCAGCTTGTCCCACCGTTACCTGGGCCCTGCCAAGCAAGTCATACCTCAGTGAGCTCAGGTGGACAATGATCCTGTTGCCAGGAGCCAGGACACTCCTTCTGCCGGCCACACATGCCCCCACACCAGCCACAGCCCATGAAACGCTGTGCCCGCAGACAACTCCCACAGGTGAGGAAGTGGTGGCAGCCAGGGCCCTGGATAGGTACCTGGAAGACCTTGGAGTGGCAGAGGGGTGGTTCAGGGGTGGCTGGAGGGAGAACTAGACCCAGAGACTGCCTGGTCCCATTGTAGGTCAGGGTGGTGAGACCTGTATGTCAGCGCCTCCCTGGATTAGATGGGGAGGCTTTGTTTCCAcagccctggccccaggccctACCCTAGTCCCACCTTACCTGCTCCCCGGAGGAAAAGAACAGGTGGTCTCCAAGGCGACTGACATCTCGTCGTATGGGCTGCCTGTTGCTGCCCAGTGAGAAGTTGGACACATACAGCAAGTAGTTGAGAGATCTGGCCAGCTCCACCTGGGATAGGTTAGCTGTGAGCAAAATGGAAATGGGGAAGGGGACCCAGGAACAAGGAGCTGTGGAGATGGGGGTCCTACCTGCAGGATGCGCCCATCAGTTGTGCCCATGTGGGCCACTGTGACATTGTCAAGGCGTGTCACATGCAGTGCAGTGACCTGTACTGGTCCTAATAGCCCGTTGAAGAGGTCCACACGTGATAGGCTGCTGCTAACCAGCAGAGGAAAGTGATGGCAGCTGGTGTTGGGGCTGGGGGCCTCCAGGCCAGGCTGAGGAGAGTCAGGTAAGGAGTCAGGGCTCATCCTCACACACTGACCCCTTGGGATCTCTGTCAGTGACCACAGCAGCCCAAACCCCCATCCCTTACCTGACTTGGCTAGATAAGACTCCAGGTCTGCCACttacccaccccctcccacctatGGGGCTCTCAGAGGTAGTAAGTCCAGGAAGGAAGGCCCAGGCTGGAAGGCCAGCATCTGCTATGCCTTGCCCTGACCTGCCATGTCCATTCTGATAATGACTTAGAGTCTCACAGACCCAACCTCATTCTTGCTTCACAACCACTGTGTAAAGTGGGTGCTTTCAACACccctattttgcagataaggaaatgagCTCAGAAACGGTTTGGTCACTTGTCCAAGGCCTTATAGGCCCTCAGGAGAGGAGCCAGGCAAGAAGTCTGAGCTCTTGAGCAGAGTCCTCTTCTGCCCCCTGCTGGTTATTCCCTGTACTTCAGCAAACCCTGTCCCCTTTGGGGGCTTCAGTTTCTCTCCAGCCTAAGGTGGCTAAACTCTGAAGTTAATTGGCCAGCATGGGGCTGGTAACATGGTTCTTCTCCCTGAGACTCCAAAGATCTTCCTGTACCTCCAGCTGCAACCTGCATCCCCTTCAGATACAAAAGGGAAAAACCAAGGCCTGAAGGCTAGGCCCCAGGGATTGGGAAACACCTGtcacctgttctttttttttttttttttttttttaattttttttttcaacgttttttatttatttttttggggacagagagagacagagcatgaacgggggaggggcagagagagagagggagacacagaatcggaaacaggctccaggctccgagccatcagcccagagcctgacgcggggctcgaactcacggaccgcgagatcgtgacctggctgaagtcggacgcttaaccgactgcgccacccaggcgccccctgtcacCTGTTCTTAATAGGAAGGTGTTTTGGGGGACTGCACTCAAGGCACCAAGGCAGGACTGTGGAAGCTTCTGGGAAATCATATCAGGGTATGATGCAAGGCATTGGAGCTGGGTGCAAAGCACAGGCAGGGCTCAGTAGCCCTGGGGCTCGCGACATTCCCTTGCCAGCCCTGGGGTGCCCATCAAACTAAGTATGCTTAACCTAGTCCTGAGACCTCAGTGCTGATAAGGAGCCCTGGGGGTGCAGAGCTGGGCACAGAAATTCCACACACCCTAGGTCTGTAGCCTGGATGGGTGGGAACTGGGACTCTGTCCTCACTTGAGGCGGGAAAGGGGCCTGACCTTAGCCGGAAGCCAGCGGGTATTTTTAGCATGACTCAGGAACAGGTGGGGCTGAGGGGTGGCAAAGAGGCCCTACCCTGATCAGGACCACACCCCTGTCTGCTTGCCCCTGGGTCCTAGGACTTAGCCCTGGGTTTTCAGGTTTGTCTATAAGCCAGCCTGTGACTCCTAAGAGCATGACTCAAGTGTCCAGTGCCCCACAAAGGAGGGTGACTGCTCCAGAGTCAAATCCCACCTGAACCCATGGAAGGCaggtgtcagctcagagtcccACAGGCTTCCTGAGGCCAGCCACAATCAGCACACAGTGGGTGTTGCCCTGGAGGCTACATGCCCAGTCACTGGACAAACACTGTATAGGCTGGTTCACACATCTCCCTGGCCAGCTTGTGGGCCATCTTGAGATCAGTCCTCCTCGAACCTAGCACTGCCAACTCATGCTGGATGTCTTCTGACCCACTGACCACCAGCCAAGTCCGTGAGAGGTTCAGACTCccccagaaggaagagaggagggcaggcagggctgcCCAGGCCCTGACGAGGGCTCTCCCCCCGTAGGGCCTCCTCAGCCCAGATGGACTCagctgagggagggaggctggagatGCTCTACTCCTCGCTGTTCGTACATTCTCCTTCCACCTCTGAGGCATTAGTAAGAGCCAGAAAGGAGTCAGTGGGGAACGTCACAGAAGTAGCAGAGCCACAGGGCAGCCAAAGACTCAGAGCAGTGACTGTGAGTGAGCTCACTGAAAGACCACTTATCCAGTTCTGTTCACCCCATTGTCTTGGTTTTACCTCTTACAAGCTAGGGTAGGACTGTTTCCATGGCTCTCAGTTTGGGTTTTGTCCTTAGCATTTTAAGGAATGTCCTGTTTGTCTCTGTTCCAGCTCCCTGACACCATAGCTGGAGAGAACCTGGGTAGGGTCTGCTGGGAAAAGCCCCCAATTCAGCGATGACCGGCAGACCTCCTACTTGGGGTGAGATGGGGAACTAGAGCAGGGCCCCAACCACAGTGAAAGAAAGTCTGGGACTCCTTCATGGTGAACCACTTCCAATCAGCCCCTCCTAAGCCTTTACTCATCCCCAGATGTTTACAGTTGTTTGCACAAGACTGGGGTGAGCTTCCTGGAATCTACTAGAGCCAAGTTGCCTTCCCACCATGTCCTTGGTCCTCCCCCAGTCACTCCACAGAGGACAATCAGGGATGAGTGTGTCTGTGAAGCCCAAGCCGTGCAGGCTCTCTGACAAGCCCCCAAACTTCCAAGGCCCAGGAGGCTCCCTGGAATGGGGTGGGGGCATCCTCTGACAACTCCTGCCCCACCCTCTTTGGAAAGCAGAACAAAACAGTGCttccaaagggaaagagaaactgCTGGTGAGCAGCCGTATCTGTGTGAATCTGTTAGCAtctgcttggggggggggggggctgtttcTCTGTGTATGTCCTTGAGGGTATGTGTGGTGGGCAGGTAGGAGGGGATCATTGTACCGGAGTTAGGCAGTGTCTCTGCCAGACAGTTGTGATGCAGTCTGGTTCTCACACAATCTAGGAAACTacctaaaaaaaatcagaggccaTAGTACCTAAGAGAGTGAAAGAGCAAAATGGAGGAGAAACAGAGACTAGTCTGGCTAGTAGGTGAGCCTCCAGTATAGCCTGTGCTTGGCTGATTCCCTCACGCCCTCCacacccccacctgcccccagcacTAAGGAACTGGGTGGAAGAGAAAAcatcttccctcctgcccttctccctccctcccagacccTCCTACTGGATTCTACCACCTGCTCACGGGTGAGGGCCCCTTCTTTCTGCTCACCGGGTTGGGGCAAAAACTAGGCGACTGGAAGAAGTCGAGGCCTCGCCGGATGCCCGGGGGGACAGGAGGCTCACAACAGCGCTCCACACCATGCTCGATGAGAGTGTCCACTAGGTCGATGGGAAAGGCACAGACGACAGAGTTGGGATTCACACCGGGACTGCTGTCTCTGCTAGCCACAAAGACGCCAAATAGCACTTCTTGGCCCTCTGCGATGCTCAGCTCAGCAGCTAGCTTGCTGCCCACTGGAGCTGTGTGGGCCGCCCTCAGCACTGGGTAGGGCTGTCCTCCCTCAGTGGCCCCGCGGCGCCGGCGTTTGGGTGCGAATCGGCAGTCGAGAACGAGCTCGCGGTAGTCGCTCAGCTCGGGCTCAGCAGCGCTGAGCCGTGCCAGGCGTGTGTGCAAGGCTTCCGAGGCAGCTGCCACGCTGGTCCGCTGCACCTTCAGGAAATAGACAAAGGCTCTGGCGCGGAAACTGTACACGTACTGGATAGGATAGGAAGCGAGGTGCTCCGGCAGCACGGACAGCGCGGCAAACCCCGGTGCGAATCCTGAGGCATCGGCCTTGAGGCGCCGGATGGACACTGAGCGGGGGCTGAAGCTCGAGGCCACCGTCTCATCCAGTGAGGATGCCACGTAGAAGTAGGAGGCATGGCCCTGCTCAACCACGGTCACGAGGGTGCCCAGAGGACTGGCCACACAGTCAGGGCAGTCCTCGGGCTGGTTGTGGTTGGCGGAGAAGAGGCAGGCTGGCGGTGCCAGGTGCAGGGCTGTCCCTTGGGGCTCTAGCTCGTGCAGGAAGCAGCGCCCATGCAGGCTCGAGCCACAGCTGACTAGTGCGGGCAGAGCTGGCTCCAGCACCAGCACCTGTGCATCTGTGTCTCCCTGCGGGCTGTGGGGGCCCGGGCCACAGGCCGCACACGTCTGACAGCCAGGGTCTCCAACAGGACCTGTGGCCAGGCTCTCTACTGGCTGCAGGCCAGGCCCAAGCACGTGCAGGCGATTGCGTGTAGCCACGAACACGGCACTCCCGTCCCTGCCGCCCTCGTAGGTCGCTATGGCCTGTACCGGACCTCCGGCCGAGAAGCTGGGCACCTTGTACTCGACGTCAAAATCGCGCAAGGCGGCGTAGGGGGTGCGCGGACACTGCCAGGACTCTCTGGCCGGCAGTGGTGGCAGCAGTAGCAGCAGTAATAACAGTGAAGGCTGTGACGGCGGCGAGAGAAGCTCCATCGAGGCCCACCTGGGCCCCTGCAGGGACCCTTGGAGGCCCGGGCCTGGCTGGGAGCAGACTCAAGGTCCCGGTTGGGACCTGA
The Panthera uncia isolate 11264 chromosome A2, Puncia_PCG_1.0, whole genome shotgun sequence genome window above contains:
- the MST1R gene encoding macrophage-stimulating protein receptor isoform X1, whose protein sequence is MELLSPPSQPSLLLLLLLLPPLPARESWQCPRTPYAALRDFDVEYKVPSFSAGGPVQAIATYEGGRDGSAVFVATRNRLHVLGPGLQPVESLATGPVGDPGCQTCAACGPGPHSPQGDTDAQVLVLEPALPALVSCGSSLHGRCFLHELEPQGTALHLAPPACLFSANHNQPEDCPDCVASPLGTLVTVVEQGHASYFYVASSLDETVASSFSPRSVSIRRLKADASGFAPGFAALSVLPEHLASYPIQYVYSFRARAFVYFLKVQRTSVAAASEALHTRLARLSAAEPELSDYRELVLDCRFAPKRRRRGATEGGQPYPVLRAAHTAPVGSKLAAELSIAEGQEVLFGVFVASRDSSPGVNPNSVVCAFPIDLVDTLIEHGVERCCEPPVPPGIRRGLDFFQSPSFCPNPPGLEAPSPNTSCHHFPLLVSSSLSRVDLFNGLLGPVQVTALHVTRLDNVTVAHMGTTDGRILQVELARSLNYLLYVSNFSLGSNRQPIRRDVSRLGDHLFFSSGEQVFQVPIQGPGCHHFLTCGSCLRAQRFMGCGWCGGMCGRQKECPGSWQQDHCPPELTEFYPQSGPLRGSTRLTLCGSNFYLRPADLVPEGTHQVTVGQSPCRLLPKDSPNLSPVPRKDFVEELECELEPLGMQPAGPANISLTVTNMPPGKHFQVDGTSMLQGFSFMEPVLTAVKPLFGPRAGGTRLTFEGQGLSLGTSQMVLVNGTECPLEQVSEGQLLCTTPPGAAMARVPIHLQVGGAVVPGSWTFHYLEDPIVLGISPNCGYIGSHVTIHGQHLTSAWHLVLSFHDGLMAVENRCTGHLPEQHRCRLPEYVVRSPQGWVTGNLSAWGDGAAGFTQPGFRFLPPPHPPTTDFAPLKPEEHAVKFEYIGLGAVADCVDVNVTVGGKSCQHELRGDVVICPLPSSLQLDKDGAPLQVCVDDGCHILGRVIRPGPEGVPQRLLLGVLLALLLLVAALAAALIFNYWRRKQLDDLASLDRTTGAIPLPALRSGSDYRNGLGETGKALKAGATPSVPQAPHFLSSTAAPATHGLDSTTQSHKASVSDSGDGSCVPLLQTESIQLGDLDSALLTEVKDVLISHEQVVTHRDRIIGKGHFGVVYHGEYTDKDQNRIHCAIKSLSRITEVQEVEAFLREGLLMRGLHHPNVLALIGIVLPPEGLPQVLLPYMHHGDLLQFIRSPQRNPTVKDLISFGLQVARGMEYLAEQKFVHRDLAARNCMLDESFTVKVADFGLARGILEKEYYSVRQHRHARLPVKWMALESLQTYRFTTKSDVWSFGVLLWELLTRGAPPYPHIDPFDLTHFLAQGRRLPQPEYCPDSLYAVMQRCWAADPAGRPTFSALVEEVEHVAARLLGDHYVQLPAAYVNLGPGASDEANMHPEQSQTPPVHRIARRPWPSSEPPQPT
- the MST1R gene encoding macrophage-stimulating protein receptor isoform X2, with translation MELLSPPSQPSLLLLLLLLPPLPARESWQCPRTPYAALRDFDVEYKVPSFSAGGPVQAIATYEGGRDGSAVFVATRNRLHVLGPGLQPVESLATGPVGDPGCQTCAACGPGPHSPQGDTDAQVLVLEPALPALVSCGSSLHGRCFLHELEPQGTALHLAPPACLFSANHNQPEDCPDCVASPLGTLVTVVEQGHASYFYVASSLDETVASSFSPRSVSIRRLKADASGFAPGFAALSVLPEHLASYPIQYVYSFRARAFVYFLKVQRTSVAAASEALHTRLARLSAAEPELSDYRELVLDCRFAPKRRRRGATEGGQPYPVLRAAHTAPVGSKLAAELSIAEGQEVLFGVFVASRDSSPGVNPNSVVCAFPIDLVDTLIEHGVERCCEPPVPPGIRRGLDFFQSPSFCPNPPGLEAPSPNTSCHHFPLLVSSSLSRVDLFNGLLGPVQVTALHVTRLDNVTVAHMGTTDGRILQVELARSLNYLLYVSNFSLGSNRQPIRRDVSRLGDHLFFSSGEQVFQVPIQGPGCHHFLTCGSCLRAQRFMGCGWCGGMCGRQKECPGSWQQDHCPPELTEFYPQSGPLRGSTRLTLCGSNFYLRPADLVPEGTHQVTVGQSPCRLLPKDSPNLSPVPRKDFVEELECELEPLGMQPAGPANISLTVTNMPPGKHFQVDGTSMLQGFSFMEPVLTAVKPLFGPRAGGTRLTFEGQGLSLGTSQMVLVNGTECPLEQVSEGQLLCTTPPGAAMARVPIHLQVGGAVVPGSWTFHYLEDPIVLGISPNCGYIGSHVTIHGQHLTSAWHLVLSFHDGLMAVENRCTGHLPEQHRCRLPEYVVRSPQGWVTGNLSAWGDGAAGFTQPGFRFLPPPHPPTTDFAPLKPEEHAVKFEYIGLGAVADCVDVNVTVGGKSCQHELRGDVVICPLPSSLQLDKDGAPLQVCVDDGCHILGRVIRPGPEGVPQRLLLGVLLALLLLVAALAAALIFNYWRRKQLDDLASLDRTTGAIPLPALRSGSDYRNGLAAPATHGLDSTTQSHKASVSDSGDGSCVPLLQTESIQLGDLDSALLTEVKDVLISHEQVVTHRDRIIGKGHFGVVYHGEYTDKDQNRIHCAIKSLSRITEVQEVEAFLREGLLMRGLHHPNVLALIGIVLPPEGLPQVLLPYMHHGDLLQFIRSPQRNPTVKDLISFGLQVARGMEYLAEQKFVHRDLAARNCMLDESFTVKVADFGLARGILEKEYYSVRQHRHARLPVKWMALESLQTYRFTTKSDVWSFGVLLWELLTRGAPPYPHIDPFDLTHFLAQGRRLPQPEYCPDSLYAVMQRCWAADPAGRPTFSALVEEVEHVAARLLGDHYVQLPAAYVNLGPGASDEANMHPEQSQTPPVHRIARRPWPSSEPPQPT